From the genome of Monomorium pharaonis isolate MP-MQ-018 chromosome 2, ASM1337386v2, whole genome shotgun sequence, one region includes:
- the LOC105829073 gene encoding pescadillo homolog has translation MVVIGKKKYQSGEGAQFMTRRAALRKLQLTLNDFRKLCILKGIYPREPRNRKRAQKGVPGIQTLYHKKDIQFLMHEPIIWKLREYKIFNRKLGRAKAMKDFAKVKRYLSNHPTLKIDHIVKERYPTFIDALRDLDDCLTLCFLFSTFPSLPHIPRDQSLLCRRLTMEFLHAVIVAKALRKVFVSIKGYYYQAELKGQTITWIVPHHFSFEPQTKNDVDFKLMSTFVEFYIVMLGFVNYRLYHTLNLHYPPKLPNSTNTEKTLVDEEAYVSERISALNVLLVNLDPSVPAIEDDNIEIDQFSNETDATKIEAAKAEAEKIQKLKNLFKGIKVFINREVPREPLVFILRCFGGEVSWDKLLFVGATFEENDETITHQIVDRPTMNKQYISRYYVQPQWVFDSVNARELLPVEKYLMGAVLPPHLSPFSEGRQDQTYIPPEQRVLMDPDFKLKDLEADDSDEEEEGAENENEEEEKIEVENDSSSDEKMEEEKEEDDEVQTTEEKEKEEMKKQTQLQKKKKMKVQTGEITKENPWEKARLEKQEYRLREKMIKKKHRKLYKSMMKGREERAKEIWLLRKKRRIHDTKEKEKRKEQKKANRSKSIK, from the exons tATCAGAGCGGTGAGGGAGCGCAGTTTATGACGAGAAGAGCCGCCCTCAGGAAATTACAATTGACCCTAAACGATTTCCGCAAGTTATGCATATTGAAAGGCATATACCCAAGGGAACCGCGCAACCGTAAAAGGGCACAGAAAGGTGTGCCCGGCATTCAAACACTATACCACAAGAAAGACATTCAGTTTTTGATGCACGAACCGATCATATGGAAATTGAGAGAATACAAG atttttaacaGAAAACTTGGACGAGCGAAGGCAATGAAAGATTTTGCCAAGGTGAAGAGATATCTGAGTAATCATCCTACATTAAAGATAGATCATATAGTCAAGGAGCGTTATCCAACATTTATAGATGCACTGCGCGATCTTGACGACTGTCTGACTCTTTGCTTCTTATTCAGCACATTTCCATCATTGCCTCATATACCGAGAGATCAGTCGTTATTGTGTAGGAGATTAACGATGGAGTTTCTCCATGCTGTCATTGTTGCCAAAGCGCTACGCAAAGTATTTGTGTCTATTAAAGGCTACTATTATCAGGCGGAGCTAAAAGGGCAAACGATAACATGGATAGTACCACATCACTTCAGCTTTGAGCCTCAGACAAAGAATGACGTTGACTTTAAGCTCATGTCTActtttgtagaattttatattgtgaTGCTCGGCTTTGTGAATTATAGACTGTATCATACTCTAAATTTGCATTATCCTCCGAAATTGCCAAATTCCA CAAATACTGAAAAAACACTAGTTGATGAAGAAGCATACGTCTCAGAGAGAATAAGTGCATTAAATGTCTTGTTAGTCAATCTAGATCCTTCAGTACCAGCGATTGAAGATGACAATATTGAAATAGATCAATTTTCAAAT GAGACAGACGCTACCAAGATAGAAGCTGCTAAGGCAGAGgcagaaaaaatacaaaaattgaaaaacttatttaaaggtataaaagtttttattaatagggAAGTTCCCAGAGAGCCgctagtttttattttacgttgcTTTGGTGGAGAAGTATCTTGGGATAAGTTGCTGTTTGTGGGAGCCACTTTTGAAGAGAATGACGAAACAATAACTCATCAGATCGTGGATAGACCAACCATGAACAAACAATATATATCAAG ATATTATGTGCAACCACAGTGGGTTTTCGACAGCGTGAACGCAAGAGAGTTATTGcctgtagaaaaatatttaatgggTGCTGTTCTTCCTCCTCATCTTTCTCCATTTTCCGAGGGTCGACAAGATCAAACGTACATTCCCCCAGAACAGCGTGTTCTTATGGATCCTGATTTTAAACTGAAAGATT TGGAAGCAGATGATTCAGATGAAGAGGAAGAAGGTGCTGAGAACGAGAATGAAGAAGAGGAGAAGATTGAAGTTGAGAACGATTCGAGTTCAGATGAGAAAatggaagaagagaaagaagaggatgACGAGGTACAGACTActgaagaaaaagagaaagaggaaatgAAGAAACAAACTCAATTACAAAAG AAGAAAAAGATGAAAGTACAGACTGGTGAGATCACGAAAGAAAATCCTTGGGAGAAAGCCCGATTGGAAAAGCAGGAATATCGTCTTAGAGAAAAGATGATCAAGAAGAAACATCGTAAACTATACAAGAGTATGATGAAAGGCCGAGAAGAAAGAGCTAAAGAAATCTGGCTCTTGCGAAAGAAGAGGCGTATCCATGATAccaaggagaaagagaagcgAAAAGAGCAAAAGAAAGCAAATAGGAGTAAAtcgattaaataa